The Apostichopus japonicus isolate 1M-3 chromosome 1, ASM3797524v1, whole genome shotgun sequence DNA segment ACGGAAAACCGCAATGGTCGAGAAGTTCTCCGTTTAACTGATGTCAGTGAGAATTCAGCCGAATATTACCAATGTACATGTGCCCATCCAAACCTACCCCCAACCGCCTTTTCTTGTAACCAATTGATCGTTGTCTGCCAAGCTCAAGTGACTGTCGGAGACCTCTTCATGGTAAGATAATTATGCTAAATAAAAGGAACAATGTTATATGAAATATACTTCATAAACGTAGTAGCCTACGACTACGTACAGCGAAAGTAGTGTTCGAGCAGAACCAAAATATTCCCTTTTTAAAATTGTTGTATGAAGATGGTTTCTTCTTTTTATGCACATTTTTATTCCATATCGCAAAGCCTtacgttttttttattatgaacGTTTAAACTGATTTCAACGTTTTAAATCAATTTATTGACAAGATTGGTACCAAATTAAGACATAACTTTTAGCCAActatttttgtcatttattcACTACATTAACTGATACTTTGTAATcaagatttttcaaaataaaatatccgTAAGTTTTACGAATTgattatacaatatttttttgtctacgattattattattatttctacgAAAATCCGTTATTTGTTCTCCTTTGTGCGTTTATTGGTAGACTTTCAATGGCAGTCATACTGGTTCAACAGAAACATCCGATATTGACATTCCTGAGGATGAACTTGTGCAAGTTAATTGTCTGGGGTTGAGCACGTTTACAACATCCTGTTCAGAAGGTAGGTGGATTGGCCATGATATAATCTTTTCAAAAAATATCATTCATACATTACATATGTAGGTTTCATCATTAAGAAATAATCCTGTTATTCAAATATTAAGATAAGActgttaatcagtataaactggtCATCTTTCATTTTATAGCATTGAATTTTTTATTTCGTCAAGTGTGTCAGGATTTGTTGCAATTGCACGGTAAAAAAGTGTAAAATACAAGAATCCACATATTCCAGTCTGTGTCAAAGTAAATATGTTTTGCCTTTGTTTAAATCAACCTGAGGCGACATGCTCACCACAGAgtaatattgaaatgaaattggCTTCATGAGAAACTTCAATGAACgaaatgtttcttctttcaAGGTTCATCGACATTCACTGCAACAAGATATCATAATAATTGCATCATTTCATGTCAGTCTGCTAAAGGCTGCATTACAAAGATTACCATGAACGTTTTGAACCGTGAAACAACCACAACATCATCAACGCATCACAGAGCATCAACAGAAGCAGCCGAACATCACACAGCCTCACATATTGCATCAACAAAAGCAGGAACGAGTTATAGTAAAGAACAAATGTCAGATGGTGAGACACATAACTCAGTCATTACCGGTACTTATAAGTCCTCTAACGATAACTATGTGCTGTCGTGATTGCTTTGGAAATAGAAAGCTATATTACTGTTGATAGATGCTGTCGGTTTATGCCGCTATCCCAGTTTCTTCTAAGACTAAACAAATACAACATTTATAATCAATATTTCCTAAGTGATGGTCATTAGTTGTGACTGCTCCAACGTcagcaaaaattgaaaaaggaaATGGAAATGCCATAGTTATGATCGTGTATTGAAGAAGAGCTATTATTATATGCAAAACAAATCCTTATTCCTTGATTAGGGTCACATACTATGACCTTTGCTTGTTAACCCCTTCATTCCCAATTGTGATCATATAATTGTCCCCTGGGGGaaatatatttacacattgtgaTTACTTAAAATTTGGTCATTTTTGTCAACAgggacccaagtattgacagaaaggtattgaaatgaggttttaatttttataattttttttataattgagctaattagatatgtaaatatgcaaatgaggttaagatacatacactgtacttttttttggcccatttgaaattattttgatgaaatctgcaggactttgatagtttgatgagttcaagacatgttattttataagtaaaatataatttgatgttgaatgtgaggaatatgactgatttttcCTCCAAACATACATAttatgtaatacaatggtaatCAAGCGTAACGATGagtcatataggcctattgcgCGACAAcagtacatcatacatgtatacacaatacatagtgTGTGCATGTGGCTTACCACATCAGGATTTCatcgtcagaatcttcttcagattCAGCGATGTCGTCATCCTCCAACGActggatggtcaaattgcccataaaaataaggtctaacgcctcttagtagtatttagccatgataatatgtgctaaatagttACCGTTTCAATTAAGTGAGTGATAACATTTACCCTACTGTGGTTGACCGAAATTCTATTGCATAAAAATGCTCGACTTGAATTGCTAAGGATTTCTCACAAAGTGGAGGCGCTATTGCTA contains these protein-coding regions:
- the LOC139971018 gene encoding uncharacterized protein isoform X3 — encoded protein: MNICIVLGLFCFFHCLKCINCRCVQSDYDNRNITAVVGQNVTFKCEQLAGCPRYVWRIFPANAIPHVDISDDMCNTNYKVCATENRNGREVLRLTDVSENSAEYYQCTCAHPNLPPTAFSCNQLIVVCQAQVTVGDLFMTFNGSHTGSTETSDIDIPEDELVQVNCLGLSTFTTSCSEGSSTFTATRYHNNCIISCQSAKGCITKITMNVLNRETTTTSSTHHRASTEAAEHHTASHIASTKAGTSYSKEQMSDGTQVLTESM
- the LOC139971018 gene encoding uncharacterized protein isoform X4, with product MNICIVLGLFCFFHCLKCINCRCVQSDYDNRNITAVVGQNVTFKCEQLAGCPRYVWRIFPANAIPHVDISDDMCNTNYKVCATENRNGREVLRLTDVSENSAEYYQCTCAHPNLPPTAFSCNQLIVVCQAQVTVGDLFMTFNGSHTGSTETSDIDIPEDELVQVNCLGLSTFTTSCSEGSSTFTATRYHNNCIISCQSAKGCITKITMNVLNRETTTTSSTHHRASTEAAEHHTASHIASTKAGTSYSKEQMSDGTQVLTERY